The region GAACGGGCTCTCGACCTTCACCGCCGAGCAGGTGACCGGCTGGCGGCGGGGCGGGGCGCGGCTGATCGGGGGGTGCTGCCGGGTGGGACCGGGAGCGATCACGGGGATCACCCGGGCGCTGACGCCGGTGCGGTGAGCGGGTGCCGACACCTGTGCGGTGATCAGGTGCTGACGCCCGTGCAGTAACTCCGGCGAAGCACGCGCTCAACGAGGGCTTCACAGACGGGTGATGGAGTCCCCGTACTCGTCAGCCGATCATGGAGGCCCTCTTGAGCGAGCCCACCACCGAGCAACTGGACGCCTACGTACGGACCCGCCTGGCGCTCGCGGGGTTCGACCTCTCCCTGCTGCCCGAGGTGTTCGACGCGGCGACGGGGGTGCCCACACGGGACCAGGTACTGGCCAACCTGCGGTCGTTCGTGGCCTCCACCCCCGGCGCGATCTCCGGTTGGGCACCGCCCGCCGAGGGCCCCGCGTACGCGCAGCAGGCCTCGCCGCCCCTCATCTACCCCTCCATCACGGAGGCCTGGACGGGGAAGGCGGACGCCCGATGAGCAGATCCCTCAACCGCCGGGTGTTCCTGGCGAGTTCGACGGCCGTGGCGAGCGGGGTCGCCTTGCGGACGGCCACCGCGGCGCAGGCCTCCACGACACCCCGTGTCCCCGACATCCGCGTACGCGAGGCGGCCCTCGACGACCCCACCGAGGCCACACTCACCGAGGCCGTCGTGCTCATGCGGCGCGGGAAGCTGACCTCGACGTCCCTCACCGAGGCCTACCTCGACCGGATCGAGCGGTACGACGGGACGTATCAGGCGTACGCGGAGGTGACCGCGGACGCGGCGCTCTCGGCGGCGCGCAAGGCGGACCGGGGGCAGGGCGCCCGGGGCGTACTGCGCGGGATACCGCTCTGCATCAAGGACAACTACTTCACCCGAGGCGTGCCGACGCGCTGCAACTCCTCCATCTTCGAGGACTTCGTGCCGGACGAGGACGCGACGGCCGTGGCCCGGCTGAAGGCGGCCGGCGGGATCGTGCTCGGCAAGGGGCAGATGGGCCCGCTGGCCACCACCCGGGCGACGAAGCCGAACGGGACGGTGACCACGGTCAACGCGTGGACGCCCGGGGACCCGGGCGTCGACCCGGGCGGTTCCTCGACCGGGCCGGCCTGTTCGGTCGCCGGGCGCATGGCGGCGTCCTCGATCGGCACCCAGACCGGCGGCTCCATCGTGCTGCCCTCCAACCAACAGAACCTGACCGGTCTGAAGCCGACCATGGGCCGGGTGTCCATCCACGGCGTCATCCCGCTGTCCTTCACCCGCGACCACTCGGGCCCGCTCGCCCGCGACGCCATGGACGCGGCGCTCATGCTCCAGGTCATGGCCGGTCCCGACGCGAAGGACCCGCGCACGCTGGGACTTCCGGCCGTGCCCGATCTCGTACGGGCCGCCACGCCCGTTCTCTCGCGCGGCGGGGCCCCGCGGATGCGCCGGGCCACCCGGATCGGGGTGCCGTCGGACTTCCTGACCGCGCAGAAGGAGCTGCGCACCGCCCTCCTGAACCAGCTGGACGCCATGCCCGGTGTCACCCTCGTCGACATCGCCTACCCCGCCGACTGGACCCTCCTGACCGGCACCTTCAACGCGGCCCGGCTCGCCGAGCGCACCGAGCCGTTCCGGCACTGGCTGCGCGAGGACCCGGCCAAGTTCGGTGTCTCGCTGCTGAGTTGGCTCCAGGGGCTGATGCTCTCGGGCGACGAGTGGATCACTGCCCAGCGCGCCAAGAACCATCTGCTGCGGGAGGTCCTGGACGGGGTCATGAACCGCTGCGACGTGCTCCTGCAGACCGGCCCCGTCCCCTTCGACATCCTGGGGCTGCCCGAGATCGCGTTCCCCATCGGCTTCGACGCGGGCGGGGTGCCGGTGGGGGCGATCCTCGGCGGGCAGCCCTACGAGGAGGACCGGCTGCTGGAGGTCGCCGCCGCGTATCAGGCGGTCACCGACTGGCACACGCGGCGGCCCGCCGACCCGGTCCCGGCCGCCGCGCGTCTCAAGGCCGTGATCGCGCGCCCCCGGCTCTCGGCGGAAGAGGTGGCCACGAGCTCGGCCTGACGGCCATGACCCGGCGGGGTCGGCGCGGGCGTGACGAAGGGGTGGACTCCGGGGAGCTGAGCGGCGCACCGGGCCTCCCCGACTCGGCGTCCCACAGCGCCAGTTCACGGTCGCGTGGTCCGAGTACGGTGTGCGGTGCGCCCGCGCCGAAGATCCGGACCGGGTGCGAGGCGTCCCAGGCATGCCAGCCCGGGTCACCCTCGACCGCGAACCGCACCCACGCAGCGTGCATCGCGTCGGCCAGTTCCTGCGGGGCGCCCGGGCCCGCGAGCTGCGCCGCCTGGGGCACCTTCACGGTGTCGAAGACGAAGCCGAGTTCCAGGGCGTGGCAGGCACCGAGGCCGGGCACGTTGGAGGGCCAGGTGAACTCGTAGACGTAGGCGGGTGTCCGCGGTGGACGGGCGTCGGCGAGCCGGTGCAGCGGCACCCGCAGCAGATGGTCGGTGACCATCTGCCCGACGAGGTCCGCGGTGCCCGCCTCCGGGTGGATCGCGCGATAGCCGCGGAGCACCTCGTGGCCGCAGCGGCAGCGGGCCATGGCGCCGGCCAGGGCGACGGGACCGAGCCGGTCGACACGCTCCAGCAGACCTCCCGGGGCCAGCCACAGCCGGTACTCCTCGCTGGTCCACCCCAGCAGCAGTTCGACGTCGGGCGCGCCGCCCGCGCCGCCTGCGACAAGCGCCTCCATCGGGTCGCGCGGGACGAGGTCGCCGTCGACGACGATCCCGAAGGCCGGCCCGCCGAGGACCGGGCTGCTGAGCCTGGCCACGTCGGCCTGGGTGCGCAGCAGCAGCGCGCGGTCCACGGCGGCGAACGCCCGCGCCGTCGCCGGGACCTTCAGCCGGGTGGCCATCCTGCGCACCATGCGCCGCACCTTGTCGCGCTCGCTCGCCTCCGGCGGTCCGCTCTGCAGGACGGCCCGCCGGAACAGCCCCCGGGCGCGCGGACTGGCCAGCAGCGCCCCGATGCTGATGGCCCCGGCCGACTCACCGAACACGGTCACCCGGTCCGGGTCGCCGCCGAACCGCGCGATCGACTCCCGTACCCACTCCAGCGCGGCGAGCTGGTCGCGCAGCCCGGCGTTGGGCGGCGCGTCCGGGAAGAGGCCGTAACCCTCCACACCCAGCCGGTAGTTGATCGAGACGAGGACGACACCGTCCCGGGCGAAGGCGTGGCCGTCGTAGACGGGCACGGCCGACGAGCCGCGGGTCAGGGCGCCGCCGTGGATCCACACCATGACGGGCAGCCGGGCGCCGGGGCCGGGTTCCGGTGTCCAGACGTTCAGGTTGAGGCAGTCGTCGCCGGGGACCACGGGGTCGGCGAGGAGTCGTGCGAACGCCTCGGAGTAGGGCGGCTTGGGCGGCGTCGGCCCGAACTCCCCCGCGTCGCGCACACCGTCCCAGGGCTCGGGCGGGACGGGTGGCCGGAAGCGGCGGGCGCCGAACGGCGGGGCCGCGTAGGGGATGCCACGGAACACGGCGATCCCGTCCTCGTACCGGCCGCGCACCGCTCCGTAGGGAGTGGTGACCACCGGGTCGTGCGTCTGTGGAACCGAGTCCACCGCGTCCACTGCCATCCGCCCACCAGCTCCTCACCCGGCGCGTCGTTTCCTTCCACAGCAGAGCATCACACCGCCTCCGCCCATTCCCCGGCAGGCCACGGGTGATCAGGCGAGGCCGAACCAGCCCAGGACGGTCTGGACGAGGAGGACGGTGGACATGGCGGCCACACCGACGACCACGGTGGTGGCGGCGACGCGGTAGCGCGGGCTGTTGGCCGCGGGGCCGAGCAGGGAGCGGCGGTTGGTGAGGACCAGCAGGTAGACGAGGACGACGGGGCTGATCAGGCCCTGGAGGACCTGGGTGCCGATCAGCAGCTGGATGACGTTGACGGGGGTGAGGGCGACGGTGGCGCCGAGGGCGATCTGGGCGGTGAACAGTCCCAGGAACAGCGGGGCGTCACGGAAGCTGCGGGAGACCGAGCGCTCCACGCCCGCGGCCTCGCCGACCGCGTAGCTCGCGGACAGCGGGACCACGGCTCCGGCGAGGGCCGAGGCGCCGATCAGGCCGAGGGCGAAGAGCAGTTCGGCGCTCTGTCCCGCGACCGGTTCGAGGGCC is a window of Streptomyces mirabilis DNA encoding:
- a CDS encoding amidase yields the protein MSRSLNRRVFLASSTAVASGVALRTATAAQASTTPRVPDIRVREAALDDPTEATLTEAVVLMRRGKLTSTSLTEAYLDRIERYDGTYQAYAEVTADAALSAARKADRGQGARGVLRGIPLCIKDNYFTRGVPTRCNSSIFEDFVPDEDATAVARLKAAGGIVLGKGQMGPLATTRATKPNGTVTTVNAWTPGDPGVDPGGSSTGPACSVAGRMAASSIGTQTGGSIVLPSNQQNLTGLKPTMGRVSIHGVIPLSFTRDHSGPLARDAMDAALMLQVMAGPDAKDPRTLGLPAVPDLVRAATPVLSRGGAPRMRRATRIGVPSDFLTAQKELRTALLNQLDAMPGVTLVDIAYPADWTLLTGTFNAARLAERTEPFRHWLREDPAKFGVSLLSWLQGLMLSGDEWITAQRAKNHLLREVLDGVMNRCDVLLQTGPVPFDILGLPEIAFPIGFDAGGVPVGAILGGQPYEEDRLLEVAAAYQAVTDWHTRRPADPVPAAARLKAVIARPRLSAEEVATSSA
- a CDS encoding carboxylesterase/lipase family protein; the protein is MAVDAVDSVPQTHDPVVTTPYGAVRGRYEDGIAVFRGIPYAAPPFGARRFRPPVPPEPWDGVRDAGEFGPTPPKPPYSEAFARLLADPVVPGDDCLNLNVWTPEPGPGARLPVMVWIHGGALTRGSSAVPVYDGHAFARDGVVLVSINYRLGVEGYGLFPDAPPNAGLRDQLAALEWVRESIARFGGDPDRVTVFGESAGAISIGALLASPRARGLFRRAVLQSGPPEASERDKVRRMVRRMATRLKVPATARAFAAVDRALLLRTQADVARLSSPVLGGPAFGIVVDGDLVPRDPMEALVAGGAGGAPDVELLLGWTSEEYRLWLAPGGLLERVDRLGPVALAGAMARCRCGHEVLRGYRAIHPEAGTADLVGQMVTDHLLRVPLHRLADARPPRTPAYVYEFTWPSNVPGLGACHALELGFVFDTVKVPQAAQLAGPGAPQELADAMHAAWVRFAVEGDPGWHAWDASHPVRIFGAGAPHTVLGPRDRELALWDAESGRPGAPLSSPESTPSSRPRRPRRVMAVRPSSWPPLPPRAGGARSRP